The Euphorbia lathyris chromosome 2, ddEupLath1.1, whole genome shotgun sequence genome includes a window with the following:
- the LOC136217747 gene encoding uncharacterized protein has protein sequence MSRPMEEDVPVKDESEEFNTGPLSVLMMSVKNNTQVLINCRNNKKLFGRVRAFDRHCNMVLENVKEMWTEVPKTGKGKKKAQPVCKERFISKMFLRGDSVIIVLRNPK, from the exons ATGAG TAGACCAATGGAAGAAGATGTTCCT GTGAAGGATGAGTCAGAGGAATTCAATACTGGGCCACTTTCTGTTCTCATGATGAGTGTGAAGAATAACACACAG GTCCTCATTAACTGTCGCAACAATAAGAAGCTTTTTGGACGGGTGAGGGCATTTGACCGACATTGCAATATGGTTCTGGAAAATGTTAAGGAGATGTGGACTGAG GTGCCAAAGACTGGGAAAGGCAAGAAGAAAGCTCAACCAGTCTGCAAAGAAAGGTTTATCAGTAAAATGTTCCTCCGAGGAGACTCTGTTATCATTGTCCTTAGGAATCCGAAGTGA
- the LOC136217748 gene encoding UDP-glucuronic acid decarboxylase 2, whose product MASELIFRGHDDSQHTADEYFPKAPKRWLFVTRPIRYILREQRLLFVLVGIAIATLFFTFLPSSSRAPYVHQGKYEPISDSLSHFSHDSVPARYKYYEPQLGGFGMNSGGKIPLGLRRKGLRIVVTGGAGFVGSHLVDRLIERGDSVIVVDNFFTGRKENVMHHFKNPRFEMIRHDVVEPLLLEVDQIYHLACPASPVHYKFNPVKTIKTNVVGTLNMLGLAKRVGARFLLTSTSEVYGDPLQHPQVETYWGNVNPIGVRSCYDEGKRTAETLTMDYHRGAGVEVRIARIFNTYGPRMCIDDGRVVSNFVAQALRKEPLTVYGDGKQTRSFQYVSDLVEGLMRLMEGEHVGPFNLGNPGEFTMLELAQVVQETIDPNARIEFRPNTEDDPHKRKPDITKAKDLLGWEPKVSLRKGLPLMVSDFRQRVFGDHKEDSTTSSLSTA is encoded by the exons ATGGCTTCCGAGTTGATATTCAGAGGCCACGATGACAGCCAGCATACGGCAGATGAGTACTTTCCAAAGGCTCCTAAACGGTGGCTCTTCGTAACCCGGCCGATTCGCTACATTCTCCGGGAGCAGCGACTCCTCTTTGTCCTCGTCGGCATTGCTATTGCCACTCTTTTCTTTACCTTCCTTCCTTCCTCATCTAGGGCTCCTTATGTGCACCAAGGAAAATACGAGCCGATCTCCGACTCACTTTCCCACTTCTCTCACGATTCAGTTCCAGCAAGATACAAATACTACGAGCCTCAGCTCGGAGGATTCGGAATGAATTCGGGCGGCAAGATTCCGTTGGGGCTAAGACGGAAGGGGCTTAGAATCGTGGTGACCGGTGGAGCTGGTTTCGTCGGTTCTCATTTGGTGGACCGTCTGATCGAGAGAGGAGACAGCGTGATCGTAGTCGACAATTTCTTCACCGGAAGGAAGGAGAATGTGATGCATCACTTCAAAAACCCGAGATTCGAGATGATACGCCACGATGTGGTGGAGCCTCTGTTGTTAGAGGTGGACCAGATCTATCACCTTGCTTGCCCTGCATCTCCGGTGCATTACAAGTTCAATCCGGTGAAGACAATCAAGACCAATGTGGTTGGAACATTGAACATGCTAGGGTTAGCCAAGAGAGTTGGCGCCAGATTCTTACTCACCAGCACCAGTGAGGTATACGGTGATCCTCTCCAGCATCCGCAGGTCGAGACATATTGGGGAAATGTCAATCCCATCG GTGTACGTAGTTGTTACGATGAAGGAAAGAGAACAGCTGAGACATTGACAATGGATTACCACAGGGGTGCAGGTGTTGAG gttaGAATTGCTAGAATTTTCAATACTTATGGGCCCAGAATGTGCATCGACGACGGCCGTGTCGTTAGTAATTTTGTTGCTCAG GCTTTGAGGAAGGAACCTTTGACTGTGTATGGTGATGGGAAGCAGACAAGGAGTTTCCAATATGTTTCTGATTTG GTTGAAGGTCTTATGCGCCTCATGGAAGGGGAACATGTGGGACCATTCAATCTTGGTAATCCTGGTGAATTCACCATGCTTGAGCTTGCCCAG GTTGTGCAAGAAACAATTGATCCAAATGCAAGGATAGAGTTCAGGCCAAACACAGAAGATGACCCACACAAGAGGAAACCTGATATTACAAAGGCAAAAGACCTCCTCGGCTGGGAACCCAAGGTGTCTCTCCGAAAGGGTCTCCCGCTAATGGTATCAGATTTCCGACAACGTGTCTTCGGAGACCACAAGGAAGATAGCACCACCAGCAGCTTGTCAACAGCTTGA